TGACGTTTAACCGTTCAACCCAACCCACGCGTGTTGGAGGTATTTATGCGGAGGCGACTGTCAGTTCCCTCATCTTGTCGTCGTCCAACTCGATGCCCAAGCCAGGTCCCTCTGGCGGATACAGGTGGCTTTCTTCAGCTCGGATGCGCACTTTAGCAGGTGAAACTGTATAGAGTAGGGGACCAGCAGGGTCAGCAGGAATATCAAGGTTGGGCACCGAAACCCCTAGATGCACCGCACCGGCTGTGCCTACGGTTGAATCCTGATCGGTCGAAAGCAAAGTTTTGAAGCCCGCGGCTTCGTAGGTCGGACCATACCAGATCCACGCCAAGTTAAGGACGGTGCATGCCCCGCGCTCAATGGCCTCATAGCCTTGCTCTAGGTTGCTGATGTGCAGACTTACCTGCGTATCCATCCGCTTGACAAACTCGGCGCACACTCGCAAATTGTTTGATGGTTGCTCAAAATTATACGGATTATGATGACGTAACACGTCTGCGTAGCGCAGGGCGGTCTCCCAATCGTTGAAACGTCCGGAAAAATCGAAGGCTTTGAGTTTGATTTTGTCCCCAAAACGGGCTTTCATCTCGGTGATGAACCGGTTGTCCAGATCACTGTCTCCTGAAACGTAGTAGCGAAACAGATGATGTCCCAAATCCACCAACCGCTGTAGGTAGCTGGCGTTCCGCTCAAAGCCATCCTCTAGGTGCGCCCCTATAATCGGATAACAGAAGTACACGCTTTCTCGCACTTTTCCGCCCATTAAATTGTGGGCTGGCACGCCCTGCGCCTTACCGTTGAGGTCGTACAATCCGATGTCGATGGCGGCTGTTATGTGTGCGTTACTGACTGTACTCTCAAAGTCCTGCGCCCGCATCAACTCATTAATCTCGGTAATCCGAGTGGCGTCGCGTCCAACCAGCAAATCGTTGTAGCGCTTTGTTAGCGCGCCCAGATCATCAGCCTTGCTGTCCGGTGCCTCTCCTAGCCCTACAAGCCCGTCAGCCACATGCAGCTTCACGACAACGTGACCTGATGGCGCTTCGCCTGTGTCAACGGGGTGTTTTTGGTAATAGCGTGGGGTTTCAATCTGGAATGTTTCGATTTTCGTGATTTTCATTGATTTGTCCTTTCAGTGGCTAACAATAGTGCAAAGTAACAATAGCATCATCACGACCAGACAAAAATTTCTTCATCGTCCGGGGACATGCCAAAAAAGGCAGCGAGCACAATGCGCGGTTTCTCACCTATCACCGGCGGTACTTCATGGATGTTTTCAGAGAAGAAGAAGTAAAGGTCGCCGGGCTCAAGTTGAATTTGAACACGGGGGATACCTTGGTCAGCGACATATTGGCTAAACGTGCCTGCGGTGATATATTCCCCCACGGCGGGGGTCCATGGACAGTTGTAGAGAAAAGGTTCTCCGCTTTCGTCCTCCTTTTCGGAGTTCTGGAAGCACATCACCCCAGCAAACTGATGCTGGAACCGCGCAACCTGATAATGGAACAACCTCTGCCGCTTTGCTACGGAGTCAAAGTGCGGCCCGTGTCCTCTATCGGCATAGTAGGCACGAAAAACGGCGGGACCATAGAGACGTCCGTCCGGTTCACGAGCGGTCATCACCCGCTTGTCCGGTGCCAGACATGACAACATCTCGTAGAAGGTCTTTACTGGATTATCGTACCCGTTAAAGAGGGTTTTGAAAAGTTCGTGGGTGTCGGCGGCGTAAGCGAAGAGCTTGTCGGGATCACCGCTGTACCTAACAAAGGCGGGACCAACGTACACAGGTCTATTACTTTCTTCGCTGTTTTCATTTGGGCGAGGGTCGTATGCCAAGCCACGTTCATAGAGCCTCTCTATGAGACCCGCGCAGTGATTCGGATTGAAAACTTGGCGGAGGACAATCGCCGGTACTTCGCCTGATACCAACGCATTGAGAGGATTTGGATATTTCTCTAATATTTCTTGTAGACTACCTTCAGCAGGCGTCCACTCATGGGGACCTGTCATTATTCGGTCCTTTCTTCAAATGATGAAATAATGGCATGAGAATATCACAACGCGGGTTGCCCACAAGTTAAAATAAGACTAAGGGTCAGCAGGGACTACACAACGAAAGCCAAAGTAACTGAGCGTGACCGCCGGTTCACTGCTGTAGCGGTACGCCACGCGGAGAATCTCCGGAGTGCTGTGCCACGAACCTCCGCGAAGTATGCGGCGTTCCCTAATACTATTAAAGTTATCAGGCATCAATAGTGTAATTCCACCTGACACCGGGTTCTCTTTCGGACTGTTTTCGTAAAACTCTACATCCAATTCATCTACGCACCATTCCCATACGTTTCCAGCAATGTCGTATAGCCCATAGCCATTTGGAGGATATAGCCCCACAGGAGCGGTTGTTTGGTAGCCGTCATCAGCGTTCGGATCTGACCAAGAATAGCTTGTGTTCTTATCCGCGTAGTTGCACTGACTCCCATCAGGCTCATCATCTCCCCACGGATACCGTTCCTTGACCTGTCCACCGCGAGCGGCTTTCTCCCACTCCGCTTCGGTCGGCAAGCGTTTGCCTGCCCACTGGGCATATGCCGCTGCACCGTACCAACTCACTTCAACCACAGCATACTCTTCAAATCCTGCCTTTGCTCGGTATTGCCCCCCAACCGATTCGATCATCTCATCACCGTCGCCGATATCCAGCCAGATATGACCGGTATCCCCCACATGCCTCCCCATCTCATTGAGAAATTTAGCGTACATCGCATTGGTCACTTCGTAGACATCAATATAGAAATCGTCAAGGAAGACAGTGTGGACAGGGCGTTCGTAGGTCGTACCTTCGTTGAAGGGATCGCCCATCTCAAACTCCCCAGCAGGAATCAGCACCATTTCCGCATTGTCGTTACCGACAATTTTATCGGGGTGGTCCCCATTCTCTTGTTCATCATCACTTCCACAACCCAGCCATAGTGAAGCAATCAAGATGATAAGTAGCCCCATGCTGTATGCAGATTTTCCACCAGAATCTTTGCGCATTAAACTATTCTCCCGTAGAATTAGTTTTGACTGATATGTTGAGGTGTGAAGCCAGCCCTTCAGTGAAACGAAGAGCAAGCGATTCTTGGGGGTGAGCGTATGTCGTGATGCTAGGGAGGAATTGCACTCCCTAGCGACTACTGGTAAGCACAACTTCAAGGAGTAGCAATACAGTCTGATTTCGTCGGACAACCGCTGTCATCAGCTCCCGACCTTTACGGCATGGTAGTATCAAAATGGCGTAAGTTTTCGGTTTCAGAACACTTACGCCATCGGAATTGAACATCCGCTTGGTTAGTTGAATTGAGGGATTAAGGCATCTTCACCGAAAATAGTGGGGAGAGGCTGACCCTCTTTGGTCCTAGCTGCAGCATCTATATAAGCGACGCTGAATGCCCGCCGTGGCAAACCGGTATCATTCACCGCGGAAGTGTGAATCAGGTTGACGTGCAGCAATACCCCCTCGCCCGGCTCTAATGCTAGGCTGACGGGATCCGCCACCGCGAAGAGGGCTGCCAGCTGTTCTTCCGTGGGGAAGTTTCCTTCATAGATGCGGTGATGAGATTTGGGAATTACCCTGAGACAGCCGCTATCAAGGGTCGCCGGATCGAGCGCCGCCCAGATGATAATGTCTGAAAATGTGTCAAGGTTCCGAAATACATCCTGATGCCAAGGAAGGTGAGTTCCTGTGTCCGCCGGCTTATTCATAAACATTGCACGCGGGGTAGCAATCGGAGTAGAGGAACCGTAGGCTCTAGCACAAATGTCCCGGAAGGCAGGTTTTTGCATATACGACAGGAAGAATGGGTCAAGCTCAAGTTCCGTAATCTTACGATAGTTTAACGTCGGACCTTTGTGTCCCTTGGTCATTGGTTCCATCTTACTGTAGTCGCTGGTCTTGCCATCAATTTGCATCATTATCTGATCGTAGGGGAGTTTGGCTTTTCCCATCATGATGTCATCAATGCGCTTCTGTAAAGTATCGAGTTCCTCATCGTCCATCACTCTGCCGAGCAGGAGATAGCCTTCCTCCTCAAATTGCTGCCATTGACTGTCACTGATTGATTGCATTATTTGTAAATCCTCCTAATCTTAAAATTGTCAAGTCGTGCACCGCAACATAAGCCTTGATAGTCTTGTTCGCTGTGCATCCCTAAATCCACAGCACATTGTTGAGAATTGGTTTGAAGTAAGTACCCCAAGCTGAAGGTGGCTGGTTGTTGTCACTTATCTGACTGCTCTGGAATTCGGTCGAAATATATTTTGAGTTTCGCTTTATTACGGAGTTGGGTGTACAAATTGCTCGTAAGTGCATTGCGCATTTCCGTTTGGGTGTCCGCTGTCACTATCCGCCGGACCTCTGAGTCGTCAAGCGTTTTTTGGACTGCTGGGTTATGTTCTTCTTTTCGGAAAATTGTATAGTATTGTCTGCCTTGAAAGCTGACAGTCATGATATCATCAGTGGTTTGTCCCACATCCATTGCAAAGGCGTCGTCAGTAAAGGCTTGCTGCTCCTTCGGAAAGGTGTCGCGGGCCAGGTAACCGGTATCGCCGGGGTTGAGGGGATCCGCCCCGGGACCAGTCAATTCTCCGGTATCTGACAACTCCTTCGCCACTTCGACCATATCTTTGCCCGACTGAATTGATTCAAAAATCTCCTTCGCGCGATCGCTATCCTTAAGCGTGATACAGGTTAGCCGCACCTGCTCCTCTTCGGCGAATTCGCTTTTACGCGCTTCATAGTTGGCTTGTATGTCTTCCTCTGTCACTCTGACCTTCTGCTCAACTTCGACTTTCCAGAGTTTATTGGCTAGCATCGTGTGGAGATACCTTCGGTTTTTTCTCTGGATTTCTGGCTCGTCTTCGAGTTTTCGAGCTTTGGCAAGACAGAGTATTAAGCGCCCTTCTGCCATCAGGGTCGCGTATTCTTCAAGGCGCGCTTTGTCTCTGTAGCGCTCGGGTGTATACTCTGAGAGTTCACGAATGTCCTGTATCATTTCAGCAAGCGTAATCTGCTGCTTTCCGTTGCAATCAAACTCTGCAATGACAATACTTTCGGCGTTTGTCACCGGTTCCTCTTGGTCCAGCACTGATTCAGGAATCCGTTCGGGGTAGGTTTTCAGTCCGCTTGTCGAGGTGACTTCTGCCACCCATTCAATGATTCGTTGCCGTTTTTTCTCACGCTTAACGGAGGGTTCAATATAGTCGGTATGTGCTCCTCCTTGCGGAAAATGAGGTAGTACGTTTCGTGATCCATCTCAAG
The genomic region above belongs to Candidatus Poribacteria bacterium and contains:
- a CDS encoding mandelate racemase/muconate lactonizing enzyme family protein, whose product is MKITKIETFQIETPRYYQKHPVDTGEAPSGHVVVKLHVADGLVGLGEAPDSKADDLGALTKRYNDLLVGRDATRITEINELMRAQDFESTVSNAHITAAIDIGLYDLNGKAQGVPAHNLMGGKVRESVYFCYPIIGAHLEDGFERNASYLQRLVDLGHHLFRYYVSGDSDLDNRFITEMKARFGDKIKLKAFDFSGRFNDWETALRYADVLRHHNPYNFEQPSNNLRVCAEFVKRMDTQVSLHISNLEQGYEAIERGACTVLNLAWIWYGPTYEAAGFKTLLSTDQDSTVGTAGAVHLGVSVPNLDIPADPAGPLLYTVSPAKVRIRAEESHLYPPEGPGLGIELDDDKMRELTVASA
- a CDS encoding 2OG-Fe(II) oxygenase, giving the protein MTGPHEWTPAEGSLQEILEKYPNPLNALVSGEVPAIVLRQVFNPNHCAGLIERLYERGLAYDPRPNENSEESNRPVYVGPAFVRYSGDPDKLFAYAADTHELFKTLFNGYDNPVKTFYEMLSCLAPDKRVMTAREPDGRLYGPAVFRAYYADRGHGPHFDSVAKRQRLFHYQVARFQHQFAGVMCFQNSEKEDESGEPFLYNCPWTPAVGEYITAGTFSQYVADQGIPRVQIQLEPGDLYFFFSENIHEVPPVIGEKPRIVLAAFFGMSPDDEEIFVWS
- a CDS encoding formylglycine-generating enzyme family protein gives rise to the protein MRKDSGGKSAYSMGLLIILIASLWLGCGSDDEQENGDHPDKIVGNDNAEMVLIPAGEFEMGDPFNEGTTYERPVHTVFLDDFYIDVYEVTNAMYAKFLNEMGRHVGDTGHIWLDIGDGDEMIESVGGQYRAKAGFEEYAVVEVSWYGAAAYAQWAGKRLPTEAEWEKAARGGQVKERYPWGDDEPDGSQCNYADKNTSYSWSDPNADDGYQTTAPVGLYPPNGYGLYDIAGNVWEWCVDELDVEFYENSPKENPVSGGITLLMPDNFNSIRERRILRGGSWHSTPEILRVAYRYSSEPAVTLSYFGFRCVVPADP
- a CDS encoding phytanoyl-CoA dioxygenase family protein, which encodes MQSISDSQWQQFEEEGYLLLGRVMDDEELDTLQKRIDDIMMGKAKLPYDQIMMQIDGKTSDYSKMEPMTKGHKGPTLNYRKITELELDPFFLSYMQKPAFRDICARAYGSSTPIATPRAMFMNKPADTGTHLPWHQDVFRNLDTFSDIIIWAALDPATLDSGCLRVIPKSHHRIYEGNFPTEEQLAALFAVADPVSLALEPGEGVLLHVNLIHTSAVNDTGLPRRAFSVAYIDAAARTKEGQPLPTIFGEDALIPQFN
- a CDS encoding peptidyl-prolyl cis-trans isomerase gives rise to the protein MAEVTSTSGLKTYPERIPESVLDQEEPVTNAESIVIAEFDCNGKQQITLAEMIQDIRELSEYTPERYRDKARLEEYATLMAEGRLILCLAKARKLEDEPEIQRKNRRYLHTMLANKLWKVEVEQKVRVTEEDIQANYEARKSEFAEEEQVRLTCITLKDSDRAKEIFESIQSGKDMVEVAKELSDTGELTGPGADPLNPGDTGYLARDTFPKEQQAFTDDAFAMDVGQTTDDIMTVSFQGRQYYTIFRKEEHNPAVQKTLDDSEVRRIVTADTQTEMRNALTSNLYTQLRNKAKLKIYFDRIPEQSDK